Proteins encoded within one genomic window of Vanrija pseudolonga chromosome 3, complete sequence:
- the YBT1_2 gene encoding ATP-dependent bile acid permease gives MASTFAIATTALIPLVSVVSFSLYITTHPASPVYALLHSRGVKLPTARDEALDGGVGAFPAKRDAFDIDDPVVMSDGVPVAEAQFWRWTQGLKIALLAALIPPFVANVLLLVFTIIASEGFEEHERLRAFLLPILLVPAHVVNLILTISYLRQRETRTHWPTTIYLAVNLASQFLILGILALLPSTPMPSSPISETRFFTIMEIVSLPPLKIIPILTSLLPLLQLVPLLIILVVRRGPALYIPFQDLYPSKVVDAIPAGSRSLNPNFANVVGEVQCTIPQWMMFTYAGEVIERSKVQESMDVWDLPAWGATMRALPNYLDIKNVYGRRRTRLRKWEGFNLLWKLLVVNKGLFIAQSTLAAVTAVGYYGPHLLLKWFLDYLANDPGREQPAWGWILALGLFVSNAMVYLVTGITWSISSTWLTGRFKLQLNGMLFAKTLRKKDIAAGAEDTGAVGDVKEEAAKAKKKKEDKEDEEEDEEAVQSKSQIMTLFTVDVDRVAEFIFHLFTIVDAPLEIVVATVFLVKLLGTSALFGLLTTICCMPLNHLASKFVVTAQENLMKTRDQRTALMNEVLQGIRMLKFMAWERSFERRINGIRKNELSWQARNYQIEVFFNLLWAITPVLVTVVSFLHFTLIRGETLTPSVAFTSIAVFNELRFALNALPETFIAALQGFVSCRRIEKYLSLAEVSNVEPFDGGDIVLVNATLTWPKDDSSSGSGKKSTAPTPRPDFSLADLSLRFPEGKLSLICGRLGSGKSLLLSGLLGEADLVAGQMVVPRSEPDAMSLFDNKVQDDEWIVPSLVAYVPQQAWLQNASIKDNIIFSSPWNAARYDAVIAACSLTTDLEILEDGDETEIGEKGLNLSGGQKARVSLARAVYSRASVLYLDDVLSAVDAHTAHAIMAECIQGPLLENRTVLLVSHHTALVSPAAAYIVALENGDVKFAGTRAEFVEGGLMAELDAEDPESKPTEGEKLEEKTIEETIGAKLVHKSVVSLSGAAVGSEPGSETSSIAPTDENNTLVGSTPEVAKPKAPRKLIEDEKRVRGRIAWPVWKLYFTSLGGPVWWFFFILSVLIAAFTPVFERGWVTFWTDPDPNRPYHSSTYYVVGYSIISVAGVILSDVQFAVTYIGSLRASRILQQKMLESVLFATLRFHDTTSRGRLLNRFGKDIEGLDSSMADNFVRSIAYALNVVVTVSSITYIGGWPFVAAGLLMLGVYYHAGSMYGQASRDMRRLDSVTRSPLYSLFGETVSGVAVIRAFGASTVALKQMMKLEDTNMLAFAWTWTINRWLSARFNMLSSLLVGVTACAMLVSGVNAAFAGFALAFATTIMHDLLFVVRRFVQLEQSMVALERIKEYSEVPQEAPEYVDPRPPASWPAEGGISVDKLVIRYAPDLPDVLHSISFDVKPREKVGIVGSTGCGKSTLALSFFRFVEATSGKIVIDGIDIAKIGLTDLRSNIMIIPQDPTILSGTLRSTLDVFDEYDDADIYEALRRVHLLKADEPVGPAAVAELSSGDSDAEESRNVNVFRDLSYPVSEGGENFSTGEKQLVCMARAILRHNKVLFMDEATASIDYETDELISKTIRAEFADSTILTIAHRIHTIIDFDKVLVMHRGSIAEYASPAELLRDHKSRFYSLCKATGKTEFKNLKELALEAERRRLGQQQ, from the coding sequence ATGGCATCGACATTTGCTATAGCAACAACTGCGTTAATACCTCTCGTCTCCGTTGTCTCATTCTCACTCTACATCACAACCCACCCGGCGTCGCCAGTCTACGCCCTACTCCACAGCCGTGGAGTCAAACTTCCAACTGCCAGAGATGAAGCCCTCGATGGTGGTGTCGGCGCGTTCCCCGCCAAGCGGGACGCGTTTGATATCGACGACCCCGTCGTCATGAGCGACGGTGTGCCGGTCGCCGAGGCTCAGTTCTGGCGCTGGACACAGGGCCTCAAGATTGCCCTCCTTGCGGCTCTCATCCCGCCGTTCGTCGCCAACGTTCTCCTCCTGGTCTTCACCATCATCGCCTCGGAAGGCTttgaggagcacgagcgccttCGCGCGTTCCTGCTTCCTATCCTTCTCGTCCCGGCACATGTCGTAAACCTCATCCTCACGATCTCGTACCTTCGCCAGAGGGAGACCCGCACACACTGGCCGACTACGATCTACCTGGCTGTCAACCTCGCCTCCCAGTTCCTGATCCTCGGCATTCTCGCTCTCCTCCCCTCGACGCCCATGCCATCGAGCCCCATCAGTGAGACGAGGTTCTTCACCATCATGGAGATTGTCAGCCTCCCGCCCCTCAAGATCATCCCGATCTTGACGTCGTTGCTGCCTCTGCTCCAGCTTGTGcccctcctcatcatcctcgttgtccgccgcggcccgGCGCTCTACATCCCGTTCCAGGATCTCTACCCCTCCAAGGTGGTCGATGCCATCCCGGCCGGAAGCCGATCGCTCAACCCCAACTTCGCCAACGTAGTTGGCGAGGTGCAGTGCACCATTCCCCAGTGGATGATGTTCACCTACGCTGGTGAGGTCATTGAGCGCTCCAAGGTTCAGGAATCGATGGACGTTTGGGACCTCCCTGCCTGGGGAGCCACCATGCGTGCGCTGCCGAACTACCTGGATATCAAGAACGTTTACGGCCGTCGCCGAACCCGTCTCCGCAAGTGGGAGGGCTTCAACCTGCTCTGGAAactgctcgtcgtcaacaaGGGGCTCTTCATTGCCCAGTCGACCCTCGCCGCGGTCACCGCCGTCGGCTACTACGGACCTCATCTCCTCCTCAAGTGGTTCCTGGACTACCTTGCCAACGACCCGGGACGTGAGCAGCCCGCCTGGGGTTGgatcctcgccctcggcctcttcgTGTCCAACGCTATGGTCTACCTTGTTACCGGCATCACCTGGTCGATCAGCTCGACCTGGCTTACTGGACGCTTCAAGCTTCAGCTGAACGGCATGTTGTTCGCCAAGACTCTTCGCAAGAAGGACATTGCTGCTGGAGCTGAGGACACCGGTGCCGTTGGCGatgtcaaggaggaggctgccaaggccaagaagaagaaggaggacaaggaggacgaggaggaggatgaggaggccGTACAGTCAAAGTCACAGATCATGACCTTGTTCACGGTCGATGTTGACCGTGTGGCCGAGTTCATCTTCCACCTCTTCACCATTGTGGACGCACCTCTGGAGATTGTTGTTGCcaccgtcttcctcgtcaagctcctTGGCACGTCGGCACTCTTTGGTCTCCTCACCACCATCTGCTGCATGCCGCTCAACCACCTGGCCTCCAAGTTTGTCGTTACTGCTCAGGAGAACCTCATGAAGACCCGTGACCAACGCACGGCGCTCATGAACGAGGTCCTCCAGGGCATCCGCATGCTCAAGTTTATGGCCTGGGAGCGATCCTTCGAGAGGCGTATCAACGGTATCCGCAAGAACGAGCTTTCATGGCAGGCGAGAAACTACCAGATCGAGGTCTTCTTCAACCTCCTCTGGGCCATCACCCCAGTCCTCGTGACGGTCGTGTCCTTCCTCCACTTCACCCTCATCCGCGGCGAGACCCTCACGCCTTCCGTCGCGTTCACCTCGATTGCGGTCTTCAACGAGCTCCGTTTCGCCCTCAACGCCCTTCCCGAAACCTTCATCGCTGCCCTCCAGGGCTTCGTGTCGTGCCGCCGTATCGAGAAGTACttgtcgctcgccgaggttTCCAACGTCGAGCCTTTCGACGGCGGTGACATTGTGCTCGTCAACGCGACCCTTACGTGGCCCAAGGACGACTCGTCGTCCGGCTCGGGCAAGAAGTCCACCGCCCCGACGCCTCGCCCCGACTTttcgctcgccgacctctcGCTCCGCTTCCCCGAAGGCAAGCTGTCGCTCATCTGCGGTCGTCTTGGCTCGGGCAAgtcgctcctcctctctggccttctcggcgaggccgaccttgtcgcTGGCCAGATGGTTGTCCCTCGTTCCGAGCCTGACGCCATGTCATTGTTTGACAACAAGGTccaggacgacgagtggaTTGTGCCCTCGCTTGTGGCCTATGTTCCCCAGCAGGCTTGGCTTCAGAACGCGAGCATCAAGGACAACATCATCTTCTCAAGCCCTTGGAACGCCGCCCGCTACGATGCCGTCATCGCCGCATGCTCTCTGACCACCGacctcgagatcctcgaggATGGCGATGAGACTGAGATTGGTGAGAAGGGCCTCAACCTCTCTGGTGGCCAGAAGGCTCGTGTTTCGCTCGCCCGTGCCGTCTATTCGCGCGCCAGCGTTCTctacctcgacgacgtcctGTCGGCTGTCGACGCCCACACCGCCCACGCAATCATGGCCGAGTGCATCCAGGGTCCTCTGCTCGAGAACCGCACTGTTCTGCTTGTGTCTCACCACACTGCCCTCGTTtcccctgctgctgcctacATTGTCGCTCTCGAGAACGGCGACGTCAAGTTTGCTGGCACCAGGGCCGAGTTTGTCGAAGGCGGTCTGATGGCGGAGCTCGATGCTGAGGACCCCGAGTCCAAGCCcaccgagggcgagaagctcgaggagaagaCGATCGAAGAGACCATtggcgccaagctcgtccaCAAGTCGGTCGTCAGCCtcagcggcgcggccgtTGGATCTGAGCCTGGCTCTGAGACGAGCTCCATTGCCCCGACGGACGAGAACAACACCCTGGTCGGATCCACCCCCGAGGttgccaagcccaaggctcctcgcaagctcatcgaggacgagaagcgcgTGCGTGGCCGCATTGCCTGGCCCGTCTGGAAGCTCTACTTCACCTCGCTTGGCGGTCCCGTCTGGTGGTTCTTCTTCATCCTTTCCGTCTTGATCGCTGCCTTTACCCCCGTCTTTGAGCGCGGCTGGGTCACCTTCTGgaccgaccccgacccgAACCGCCCTTACCACAGCTCGACCTACTACGTTGTTGGCTACTCGATCATCTCGGTCGCTGGTGTTATCCTCAGTGACGTCCAGTTCGCAGTCACCTACATTGGCTCGCTCCGTGCGTCGCGCATCCTTCAGCAGAAAATGCTCGAGTCTGTCCTCTTCGCCACGCTGCGCTTCCACGACACCACGAGCCGTGGCCGTCTGCTCAACCGCTTTGGTAAGGACATTGAGGGCCTTGACTCGTCCATGGCCGACAACTTTGTGCGCTCGATTGCCTATGCCCTCAACGTCGTTGTCACTGTCAGCTCGATCACCTACATTGGCGGCTGGCCGTTCGTCGCGGCTGGCCTGCTCATGCTCGGCGTCTACTACCATGCCGGATCCATGTACGGCCAGGCCTCTCGTGACATGCGTCGTCTCGACTCAGTCACTCGTTCGCCCCTCTACTCGCTGTTCGGCGAGACTGTGTCGGGTGTCGCTGTTATCCGTGCTTTCGGTGCCAGCACTGTTGCCCTCAAGCAGATGATGAAGCTCGAGGACACCAACATGCTCGCATTTGCGTGGACCTGGACCATCAACCGCTGGCTCTCGGCCAGGTTCAACATGCTCTCGTCGCTGCTTGTCGGTGTCACGGCCTGCGCCATGCTCGTTTCGGGCGTCAACGCTGCTTTCGCTGGTTtcgccctcgccttcgccaCGACCATTATGCACGACCTGCTGTTCGTGGTTCGCCGCTTCGTCCAGCTTGAGCAGAGCATGGTTGCTCTTGAGCGCATCAAGGAGTACTCCGAGGTTCCTCAGGAGGCGCCCGAGTACGTcgaccctcgccctcctgcTTCGTGGCCCGCCGAGGGTGGTATCTcggtcgacaagctcgtcatCCGCTATGCCCCCGACCTCCCCGATGTTCTCCACAGCATCAGCTTTGACGTCAAGCCCCGCGAGAAGGTCGGCATTGTCGGCTCGACTGGCTGCGGGAAGTCTACGCTGGCGCTCTCATTCTTCCGCTTCGTCGAGGCTACCTCGGGCAAGATTGTTATCGACGGCATCGACATTGCCAAGATTGGCCTGACCGACCTCCGCTCCAACATCATGATCATTCCCCAGGACCCCACGATTCTCTCTGGCACTCTGCGTTCGACTCTCGACGTGTTTGACGAGtacgacgatgccgacatTTACGAGGCGCTTCGTCGTGTTCACctgctcaaggccgacgagcctgTTGGCcctgccgctgtcgccgagtTGTCGAGCGGGGACTctgacgccgaggagagcCGCAACGTCAATGTCTTCCGCGACCTGTCGTACCCCGTCtcggagggcggcgagaacTTTTCGACTGGCGAGAAGCAGCTGGTTTGCATGGCTCGTGCCATCCTGCGCCACAACAAGGTGCTGTTCATGGACGAGGCGACTGCATCGATCGACTACGAGACGGACGAGCTCATCTCCAAGACGATCCGTGCCGAGTTTGCCGACAGCACGATCCTCACGATTGCACACCGTATCCACACCATCATCGACTTTGACAAGGTGTTGGTGATGCACCGTGGCTCGATCGCCGAGTATGCCTCGCCGGCCGAACTGCTGCGTGACCACAAGTCACGTTTCTACAGCCTGTGCAAGGCGACTGGCAAGACCGAGTTCAAGAACCTGAAGGAGTTGGCCCTCGAGGCTGAGCGAAGGAGGcttggccagcagcagtag